One stretch of Funiculus sociatus GB2-C1 DNA includes these proteins:
- a CDS encoding cation diffusion facilitator family transporter: MTEAKNRFRASRRVLYVTLWLTLFILSVKVSAAWVTQSLSLLAESLHTLITSFSTLLSLLAVAAPNRLAGREIYGHSKLESSATLILVAFLGFACTNLLGMSAQQLIAVTNAADLPFPTRVSLPLIQILSALAGVTILLAFLNIHQAKVLNSPTLRFNANQLLKDVLLTLAVVLCLVGVLWGVFWLDLLLAVLLVIQTVRSCWYMVNWQLPLMVQQSAIAPEVLAQIARQVGGVTHCYHIESRGIVGRLVFVQMHLILHPDFVEVASQIAERIELAIRERYGPIQAIFYIDDYLREPPGTSLPNQPSEVDGRSDRHDETHSQN, from the coding sequence ATGACCGAGGCAAAAAATCGCTTTCGTGCCAGTCGTCGGGTTTTATATGTCACCCTTTGGCTTACATTGTTCATTTTGTCAGTCAAAGTTTCAGCCGCATGGGTGACGCAAAGTCTCAGTCTCTTAGCAGAGTCGCTGCATACCCTGATTACCAGCTTCAGTACCCTACTGAGTTTGCTCGCCGTTGCTGCACCTAACCGTCTGGCAGGGCGCGAAATCTATGGTCATAGCAAACTGGAAAGCTCAGCAACACTAATACTGGTGGCATTTTTGGGCTTTGCCTGTACAAATTTATTGGGGATGTCCGCCCAGCAACTGATAGCTGTCACTAATGCAGCCGATCTACCATTTCCCACCCGGGTAAGTCTACCCCTGATTCAAATCCTATCCGCACTTGCAGGCGTTACTATCCTCTTGGCTTTCTTAAACATCCACCAAGCCAAAGTGTTGAATAGCCCTACCCTACGTTTCAATGCTAACCAGCTGCTCAAGGATGTGTTGCTGACACTCGCCGTGGTGCTGTGTTTAGTAGGAGTTTTGTGGGGTGTGTTCTGGCTGGATCTGCTGCTGGCAGTTTTATTGGTAATCCAGACAGTGAGAAGTTGTTGGTACATGGTGAACTGGCAGTTACCACTGATGGTGCAACAAAGCGCGATCGCTCCTGAAGTTTTGGCTCAAATTGCCCGTCAGGTTGGCGGTGTCACCCACTGCTACCACATTGAGTCGCGGGGAATTGTGGGGCGCTTAGTATTTGTACAGATGCACCTGATTCTGCATCCAGACTTTGTGGAAGTTGCCTCCCAGATTGCCGAACGTATCGAATTAGCCATTAGAGAACGCTACGGCCCCATTCAAGCCATCTTCTACATTGATGACTATCTGCGAGAGCCTCCCGGCACCAGTCTGCCAAATCAGCCCTCAGAGGTCGATGGTAGAAGCGATCGCCACGATGAGACACACAGCCAAAATTAA
- a CDS encoding DUF4114 domain-containing protein, which translates to MKTKLFTTLFAAAAALTGVISATAPASAQINWGPNSLDSAPTKKTLSQSSDALNIQNLLKGLNTQLNKTQEKNAFPDLSLLGGKSFDLSKLTVKNNTDIRAYFVNEGADYNNQLGYQALDTNGNVAKEGLAFWELNSTDSIRENDISYTNLKQGDWVSLGSFSKGTTLNFQLNANSLYGTQNSYGIYNSVSSAANPDGLQHAKGYMFDSRYLVVGFEDLYGDGSWTGVTPASDRDFNDTVFIVDLGEGGFASVPEPSATLALAGMSLVGMFGVRRRRNSQING; encoded by the coding sequence ATGAAAACCAAACTATTTACTACACTGTTTGCCGCTGCTGCTGCCCTGACCGGCGTCATCTCTGCAACTGCTCCTGCATCCGCTCAAATTAACTGGGGTCCTAATTCTTTAGATAGCGCGCCTACAAAGAAGACATTGAGTCAATCTTCTGATGCTTTGAACATTCAAAATCTTTTGAAGGGCTTAAACACTCAGCTCAACAAGACTCAAGAGAAAAACGCATTCCCTGACTTAAGCCTTCTAGGAGGTAAATCGTTTGATCTGAGCAAGTTAACAGTGAAAAATAACACTGATATTCGCGCTTACTTTGTCAATGAAGGCGCGGATTATAACAATCAGTTGGGTTATCAAGCGCTTGACACTAACGGCAACGTTGCCAAAGAAGGGCTGGCTTTTTGGGAACTCAACAGCACCGATAGCATTAGAGAAAACGACATTAGTTATACCAATCTCAAGCAAGGAGACTGGGTAAGCTTAGGCAGCTTCAGCAAAGGTACGACTCTGAATTTCCAGTTGAATGCCAATAGCTTATACGGCACACAAAACTCATACGGTATCTACAATTCTGTTTCTAGTGCTGCTAACCCAGATGGACTACAGCACGCCAAAGGCTATATGTTTGACTCTCGTTACCTAGTAGTTGGTTTCGAGGATTTGTATGGAGATGGCAGCTGGACTGGCGTAACTCCAGCATCTGACCGCGACTTCAACGACACTGTGTTCATCGTCGATTTGGGTGAAGGCGGTTTTGCAAGCGTACCTGAGCCTTCTGCAACCTTAGCGCTAGCGGGAATGAGCCTTGTTGGTATGTTTGGGGTGCGTCGCCGCCGCAACAGCCAAATCAACGGCTAA